From Nguyenibacter vanlangensis, one genomic window encodes:
- a CDS encoding LLM class flavin-dependent oxidoreductase has translation MPVNFIGYIGFNNSSELHAGARRRSLDREYVQAALRVQEDGGFDRVLIPFGSNSPESQIVAAYGAALTTRLGFLVAHRPGFTQPTLAARQLATLDQLSQGRVAVHIITGGADEEMARDGDVGTTKAERYARSDEYLGILRQEWSATAPFDHDGRFYHVRQAFSSVQPRNLPVFFGGTSAEAIDVAGRHADVYATWGETLDATREIVARVRASAARHGRTIGFSLSLRPVIAETEDAAWKRAAEIVEQVRANREAAGLPTSGHRPPNDGSRRLLETASGLRRDKRLWTGVAQVTGAAGNSTGLVGTPEQVADALLDYYALGIENFLIRGFEPLADAERYGRDLIPLVRERVAALDTRSRVAAG, from the coding sequence ATGCCTGTGAATTTTATCGGCTATATCGGCTTCAACAACAGTTCGGAACTGCATGCGGGTGCGCGCAGGCGCTCGCTCGACAGGGAATACGTGCAGGCGGCCCTGCGCGTGCAGGAAGATGGCGGCTTCGATCGCGTCCTGATCCCCTTCGGTTCCAATTCGCCCGAAAGCCAGATCGTCGCAGCCTATGGTGCCGCGCTGACGACGCGGCTCGGCTTCCTGGTCGCGCACCGGCCCGGCTTTACCCAGCCCACCCTGGCGGCGCGGCAGCTCGCGACGCTGGACCAGCTCTCCCAGGGGCGGGTGGCGGTGCATATCATCACCGGCGGCGCGGACGAGGAAATGGCGCGGGACGGCGATGTGGGCACGACCAAGGCCGAACGCTACGCGCGCAGCGACGAATATCTGGGCATCCTGCGGCAGGAATGGTCGGCTACGGCACCGTTCGATCATGACGGCCGCTTCTATCATGTCCGTCAGGCGTTCAGTTCCGTCCAGCCGCGGAACCTGCCCGTCTTTTTCGGAGGCACCTCGGCCGAGGCGATCGACGTGGCCGGGCGGCATGCCGATGTCTACGCGACCTGGGGCGAAACGCTGGACGCCACGCGGGAAATCGTGGCGCGCGTCCGCGCATCCGCTGCGCGCCATGGGCGCACGATCGGATTTTCCCTGTCCCTGCGGCCGGTGATCGCGGAGACCGAGGACGCGGCATGGAAACGCGCGGCGGAGATCGTCGAACAGGTGCGTGCGAACCGCGAAGCAGCCGGATTGCCGACCAGCGGGCACCGGCCGCCCAATGACGGATCGCGCCGCCTGCTGGAAACGGCGTCCGGCCTGCGGCGGGACAAGCGCCTGTGGACCGGTGTGGCGCAGGTGACGGGTGCCGCCGGCAATTCGACCGGCCTGGTCGGTACGCCCGAACAGGTCGCTGATGCGCTGCTCGATTATTACGCGCTGGGAATCGAGAATTTTCTGATCCGGGGGTTCGAGCCTCTGGCGGACGCGGAGCGCTACGGGCGCGACCTGATTCCGCTGGTGCGTGAGCGTGTCGCTGCGCTCGATACGCGGAGCAGAGTCGCTGCAGGGTAA
- a CDS encoding FAD-binding protein, translating to MTRMWAFESDVLVIGGGMAAAWAAISAAREGASVTLVDKGFVGTSGVTATGGPNHWWVPPDPARRETAIRRRLETAYGLADADWMARVIDVTWRTLPDLAAYYPFSGDGQGGTYYSGVRGPDYMRGLRRYALALGVRVLDHHPALELLARPDGSIGGAAGYARLQRQSWTARAGAVILATGGCAFRSGLIGSHNNTGDGYLMGVEAGAGLSGMEFCVAYSISPAWASTRTLPYTGARFFDAEGRLLDIPSPLAQRDYLCALARAFAQGPVFADLHEAPEFLRTVIRKIQPATPTPFERRGLDMFRDRFPVALYGEGTIRGTGGLRITDGACQTSVPGLYAAGDAATRELVAGATSGGGAQNAAWALASGVLAGSGAASLALILGKGGRHGPLTALGQAGLRPRATSRPVDDQAAIGLARHHILDLDQALWRNAESLTTAQAELNAAWAEIQDHRRGDGLGLVAAREAAAMTATARWCNAAALARTESRGMHVRTDVPAAMPAHDGRLLVDGLDRIRTRFETAGTKANAA from the coding sequence ATGACGCGCATGTGGGCGTTCGAAAGCGACGTACTCGTCATCGGTGGGGGCATGGCGGCCGCCTGGGCCGCGATTTCGGCCGCCCGCGAGGGCGCATCCGTCACCCTGGTGGATAAGGGCTTTGTCGGTACCAGCGGAGTGACGGCGACCGGCGGGCCGAACCATTGGTGGGTGCCGCCGGATCCCGCCCGGCGCGAGACCGCCATCCGCCGCCGCCTGGAGACGGCGTACGGGTTGGCCGACGCGGACTGGATGGCCAGGGTGATCGACGTCACCTGGCGGACGCTGCCGGATCTCGCGGCGTACTACCCCTTCAGCGGCGACGGCCAGGGCGGGACCTATTACTCCGGCGTGCGCGGCCCGGACTATATGCGTGGTCTGCGCCGCTACGCCCTGGCGCTGGGGGTGCGCGTGCTGGACCATCACCCGGCCCTGGAACTGCTGGCCCGCCCGGACGGCTCGATCGGGGGCGCTGCCGGCTATGCGCGGCTGCAGCGTCAATCCTGGACGGCCCGGGCGGGCGCGGTCATTCTCGCCACCGGCGGCTGCGCGTTCCGATCGGGACTGATCGGCAGCCACAACAACACGGGCGACGGATATCTGATGGGGGTCGAAGCCGGGGCCGGACTGTCCGGCATGGAGTTCTGCGTCGCCTATTCAATCTCGCCGGCCTGGGCGTCCACCCGTACGCTGCCTTATACGGGTGCACGCTTCTTTGACGCAGAGGGGCGGCTGCTCGACATTCCCTCGCCGCTGGCGCAAAGGGATTATCTGTGCGCGCTCGCCCGCGCCTTCGCCCAGGGGCCGGTCTTCGCCGATTTGCACGAGGCGCCCGAATTCCTCCGGACCGTCATCCGCAAGATCCAACCCGCGACCCCGACGCCGTTCGAACGGCGGGGGCTGGACATGTTCCGCGATCGCTTTCCCGTGGCGTTGTACGGCGAAGGAACGATCCGGGGAACCGGCGGCCTCAGGATCACCGACGGCGCGTGCCAGACCAGCGTGCCCGGCCTGTATGCGGCCGGCGATGCCGCAACGCGCGAACTGGTTGCGGGTGCCACCAGCGGCGGGGGCGCGCAGAATGCCGCCTGGGCCCTGGCATCCGGCGTCCTGGCGGGAAGCGGAGCGGCCTCGCTGGCACTGATCCTGGGCAAGGGAGGACGCCACGGCCCACTGACTGCCCTGGGACAGGCAGGCCTGCGTCCGCGCGCCACCAGCCGCCCGGTAGACGACCAGGCTGCGATCGGCCTGGCCCGGCACCACATCCTCGACCTCGACCAGGCTTTGTGGCGGAATGCGGAATCGCTGACGACAGCCCAGGCCGAACTAAATGCCGCCTGGGCCGAGATCCAGGACCACCGGCGGGGCGACGGTCTCGGCCTGGTCGCGGCGCGAGAGGCTGCGGCAATGACCGCGACGGCCCGCTGGTGCAATGCCGCCGCCCTGGCCCGCACCGAGAGCCGGGGCATGCATGTGCGCACCGACGTACCGGCCGCCATGCCCGCGCATGATGGCCGATTGCTCGTCGACGGCCTCGACAGGATCAGGACCCGTTTCGAAACCGCGGGCACCAAGGCCAATGCTGCATGA
- a CDS encoding ferredoxin family protein has product MITYIFPERCIACNDCVAACPTHVLDPGAGGVPTIARPDQCQTCFMCELYCPADAIYVAPGRDEAEAPDPAAILASGQLGRVRRDHGWTGDDPDPLSEFWRLGPLLMAGAEIAATRHARMRGEEGHGRD; this is encoded by the coding sequence ATGATCACCTATATTTTTCCCGAGCGCTGTATCGCGTGCAACGATTGCGTGGCTGCCTGCCCGACCCATGTCCTGGACCCCGGCGCGGGAGGCGTGCCCACCATCGCCCGGCCTGATCAATGCCAGACCTGCTTCATGTGCGAACTTTATTGTCCTGCCGATGCCATTTACGTGGCGCCCGGCCGAGACGAAGCTGAAGCGCCCGACCCGGCGGCCATTCTGGCCTCCGGGCAGCTCGGCCGCGTGCGGCGCGATCATGGCTGGACCGGCGACGACCCCGACCCGTTGTCGGAGTTCTGGCGTCTTGGACCATTGCTGATGGCGGGGGCGGAGATCGCCGCCACACGCCATGCCCGCATGCGCGGGGAAGAGGGTCACGGCCGGGACTGA
- a CDS encoding TonB-dependent receptor plug domain-containing protein: protein MSVAGAAPEAASLGAHKRKHIVKVKPAPTPAARQGVATGAHAAPTGRRTVRSAVPAGSVAAPDAAEIVIATGTHVRNRTARASTSPIDVISAAALRRSGQINLADALARTNPSISINAVGWDAGALTSFIRLRGLNPNDTLVLVDGKRRHMTGNIYADSGPQKGSTPVDLNMIPVDAIDHIEVLRGGAAAQYGSDAIAGVVNVVLKKTPHGLDMTAQTGANAYNGDGWQYQVGMDGGFSLGGDGYLHLSGQAYHTDHFVHGGTDARTGLQDDQAQSTPEETRETLGIDFGKTLAEGVQGYGFITYGHRHAEANEHYRLPSVLPQLYPYGFLPLETIEENDYAATLGLKGDRFLGFHWDLSTTYGADEDDIGVKNTANVGFYDAYGWTPTMVHAESYRNAQWTNDLDFTRLFQVLGRKLNLAFGAEHRLETYDVGAGIPPSYLLGGTAAYAGLMPENAGRWSRDIWAGYIDTDMHVTRKLDVDLAGRFEHYTDFGNTENGKISARYDFTRRIAVRATISNGFRAPTLAEEHYSSLNVSPTGATGDLAVNSAAARLLGAVPLKPERSTNASGGIVLEPVDGFHVAVDVYQINIRDRIVAGGNYEGAIAEQAIALTGATLPTGLQSNDVSATYFSNGASTRTQGLDITADYLFRLRQYGNLDLSLGLNLNRTRLHHLAKDANGNPLLSAQGIGYLTNASPRSKIILDAYWTIGNWDINLRQTRYGQTVDDVSYEDQAPAALRYSNTQFYQFVNTPRWLTDLEVGYRLSRRWHVAVGANNIFNVRPRRMPLITSYLGNSYYDANSSGVPITGGYYYGRINFSL, encoded by the coding sequence ATGTCGGTGGCCGGCGCAGCGCCGGAGGCGGCGTCGTTGGGGGCGCATAAGCGGAAACATATCGTCAAGGTAAAGCCGGCCCCGACGCCTGCCGCGCGACAAGGGGTGGCTACGGGCGCGCACGCAGCGCCGACCGGCAGGCGGACGGTGCGGTCCGCGGTGCCGGCCGGTAGTGTCGCCGCGCCGGATGCGGCCGAGATCGTCATCGCCACCGGCACGCATGTCCGCAACCGGACGGCGCGTGCCAGCACCTCGCCCATCGACGTCATTTCCGCGGCGGCGCTACGCCGTTCGGGACAGATCAATTTGGCCGACGCGCTGGCGCGGACCAACCCGTCGATCAGCATCAATGCGGTCGGATGGGATGCGGGGGCGCTGACATCGTTCATTCGCCTGCGTGGACTGAACCCCAATGACACGCTCGTCCTCGTCGACGGCAAGCGGCGCCACATGACGGGCAATATCTATGCCGACTCCGGCCCGCAGAAAGGGTCGACGCCGGTCGATCTGAACATGATACCGGTCGATGCGATCGACCATATCGAGGTTCTGCGCGGCGGCGCGGCGGCGCAGTACGGTTCGGATGCCATTGCGGGGGTCGTCAACGTCGTGCTGAAAAAGACTCCCCACGGGTTGGATATGACCGCGCAGACCGGCGCCAATGCCTATAACGGTGATGGCTGGCAGTACCAGGTTGGCATGGATGGCGGATTTTCCCTGGGCGGCGACGGTTATCTGCATTTGAGCGGGCAAGCCTATCACACCGACCATTTCGTCCATGGCGGCACCGACGCCCGCACCGGATTGCAGGACGACCAGGCGCAGAGCACGCCGGAAGAAACCCGCGAGACGCTGGGCATCGATTTCGGCAAGACTCTGGCCGAAGGCGTGCAGGGCTATGGTTTTATCACCTATGGCCACCGTCATGCCGAAGCCAACGAACATTATCGCCTGCCGTCGGTCTTGCCGCAGCTCTATCCCTACGGTTTCCTGCCGCTGGAGACGATCGAGGAGAACGACTACGCGGCGACCCTGGGCCTGAAGGGCGACCGTTTCCTGGGGTTCCACTGGGATCTGAGCACGACCTATGGTGCGGACGAGGACGATATCGGCGTCAAGAACACTGCCAATGTCGGTTTCTACGACGCCTATGGCTGGACGCCGACCATGGTCCATGCGGAGAGCTATCGCAACGCGCAATGGACGAATGATCTGGATTTCACCCGGCTGTTCCAGGTGCTGGGCAGAAAGCTGAACCTGGCCTTCGGGGCCGAGCATCGGCTGGAGACCTATGACGTGGGTGCGGGCATTCCGCCGTCCTATCTGCTGGGCGGGACGGCGGCTTATGCCGGCCTGATGCCGGAGAATGCCGGCCGCTGGAGTCGTGACATCTGGGCCGGCTATATCGATACCGACATGCATGTCACGCGCAAGCTGGATGTCGATCTGGCCGGGCGTTTCGAGCATTATACCGATTTCGGCAATACCGAGAATGGCAAGATCTCGGCGCGGTACGATTTCACCCGGCGCATCGCGGTCCGGGCCACCATCAGCAACGGGTTCCGCGCCCCGACGCTGGCCGAGGAACATTACAGTTCGCTGAACGTGTCGCCGACCGGGGCGACGGGCGACCTCGCCGTCAATTCGGCGGCGGCGCGTCTGTTGGGCGCGGTGCCGCTGAAACCGGAACGGTCGACGAATGCGAGCGGCGGCATCGTGCTGGAACCGGTGGACGGTTTCCATGTCGCGGTCGACGTGTACCAGATCAATATCCGCGACCGGATCGTCGCCGGCGGCAATTACGAAGGGGCCATCGCCGAACAGGCCATCGCCCTGACGGGCGCCACGCTGCCGACGGGACTGCAATCCAACGACGTATCGGCGACCTATTTTTCCAATGGTGCCAGTACGCGCACCCAGGGACTGGACATCACCGCCGATTACCTGTTCCGTCTGCGGCAATATGGCAATCTGGATCTCAGCCTGGGGCTCAACCTCAACCGGACGCGCCTGCATCACCTGGCCAAGGACGCGAACGGTAACCCGCTGCTGAGCGCCCAGGGAATCGGCTACCTGACCAATGCGTCCCCGCGCAGCAAGATCATCCTGGATGCCTATTGGACGATCGGCAATTGGGATATCAATCTGCGCCAGACCCGCTACGGCCAGACGGTCGACGATGTCAGTTATGAGGACCAGGCGCCGGCCGCGCTCCGCTATTCCAACACGCAATTCTATCAGTTCGTGAACACGCCGCGCTGGCTGACCGATCTGGAAGTCGGGTACCGGCTCTCGCGCCGCTGGCACGTCGCTGTCGGCGCGAACAACATCTTCAATGTCCGTCCCCGCCGGATGCCGCTGATCACGTCCTATCTGGGCAATTCCTATTACGACGCCAACTCGTCCGGCGTTCCGATCACGGGCGGCTATTACTACGGCCGGATCAATTTCAGCCTCTGA
- the cysE gene encoding serine O-acetyltransferase: MTAHVTSLHTYLARGGSAAAVSPPSATAAGIWDLMQGEARTYRDPVLRELTRPAVLDQPDFATALAFLLSRKLSSDLVRKATIFALIRDFQRLRPQAVDMAVADLAAIRARDPAATDHLVPFLFFKGFHAIQSYRVAHWLWHENRKPLAHYIQSRTSELFAVDIHPAARLGQRIMFDHGTGIVVGETAVIEDDVALLQNVTLGGTGKEGGDRHPKVRRGALIGTGAKVLGNIEIGEGAKIGAGSIVLKPVAPFTTVVGNPARAVGTRHEELPSLTMDQALPDYVI, translated from the coding sequence ATGACCGCGCACGTCACCAGCCTGCACACCTATCTTGCGCGCGGCGGATCCGCCGCCGCCGTATCGCCTCCGTCCGCCACGGCGGCGGGCATATGGGACCTTATGCAAGGCGAGGCGCGGACTTATCGCGATCCCGTGTTGCGGGAATTGACGCGGCCGGCCGTGCTCGACCAGCCGGATTTTGCCACCGCCCTGGCGTTCCTGCTGTCACGCAAGCTCAGCAGCGATCTGGTGCGCAAGGCCACGATCTTCGCGCTGATACGGGATTTCCAGCGTCTCCGGCCGCAGGCGGTCGACATGGCGGTGGCCGATCTGGCGGCGATCCGCGCGCGTGATCCGGCGGCGACCGACCATCTGGTGCCGTTCCTGTTCTTCAAGGGCTTCCATGCGATCCAGTCCTATCGGGTCGCGCACTGGCTGTGGCATGAAAACCGCAAGCCGCTGGCGCATTATATCCAAAGCCGGACATCGGAACTGTTCGCGGTGGACATTCACCCCGCCGCGCGTCTGGGACAACGGATCATGTTCGACCACGGCACCGGCATCGTGGTCGGCGAAACGGCGGTGATCGAGGACGATGTGGCCCTGCTGCAGAACGTCACCCTGGGCGGCACGGGCAAGGAAGGTGGCGACCGCCATCCCAAGGTGCGGCGCGGCGCGCTGATCGGCACCGGCGCGAAGGTGCTGGGCAATATCGAGATCGGCGAGGGTGCGAAAATCGGGGCGGGCTCGATCGTGTTGAAACCCGTCGCGCCCTTCACCACCGTCGTCGGCAACCCGGCACGCGCCGTCGGCACGCGCCACGAGGAACTGCCCTCCTTGACCATGGATCAGGCATTGCCCGATTACGTGATCTGA
- the groL gene encoding chaperonin GroEL (60 kDa chaperone family; promotes refolding of misfolded polypeptides especially under stressful conditions; forms two stacked rings of heptamers to form a barrel-shaped 14mer; ends can be capped by GroES; misfolded proteins enter the barrel where they are refolded when GroES binds) — MASKDVKFAGDARARLLAGIDILADAVKVTLGPKGRNVVIDKSFGAPRITKDGVSVAKEIELSDRFENLGAQLLREVASKTNDLAGDGTTTATVLAQAIVREGLKSVAAGFNPQDIKRGIDRATASVIEDLRARTRPIATKAETAQVATISANGDTEIGRIISDAVQKVGKDGVITVEEAKGFETELDVVEGLQFDRGYISPYFVTNSEKLIADLEHPYILIHEKKLSSLQPLLPLLESVVKSGRPLLILAEDVEGEALATLVVNKLRGGLKIAAVKAPGFGDRRKAILEDIAILTGGEVISEDLGIKLENVTLAQLGQARRVVIDKDNTTLVDGEGDGDAIKGRVAQIRAQIEETTSDYDREKLQERLAKLAGGVAIIRVGGSTEIEVKERKDRVDDALNATRAAVEEGIVPGGGTALARATSVIAKLHFHNEDQRIGGEIVRKALQAPLRQIAENAGEDGAVVAGKVLEAADYNYGFDAQIGEYKDLVAAGIIDPTKVVRTALQDASSVGSLLITTEALVTEKAEPRPPAAGPAGAELGY, encoded by the coding sequence ATGGCCAGCAAGGACGTCAAATTCGCGGGGGATGCCCGGGCGCGGCTGCTGGCGGGGATCGATATCCTCGCCGACGCGGTGAAGGTGACGCTGGGCCCCAAGGGCCGCAACGTGGTGATCGACAAGAGCTTCGGCGCGCCGCGGATCACCAAGGACGGGGTGTCGGTCGCGAAAGAGATCGAGCTGTCCGACAGGTTCGAGAATCTGGGTGCGCAGTTGCTGCGCGAGGTCGCCAGCAAGACCAACGACCTGGCCGGCGACGGCACGACGACCGCGACGGTCTTGGCCCAGGCGATCGTGCGCGAGGGGCTGAAATCGGTGGCGGCGGGCTTCAACCCGCAGGATATCAAGCGGGGCATCGACCGTGCCACGGCTTCGGTGATCGAGGATCTGCGTGCCCGCACCCGCCCGATCGCGACCAAGGCGGAAACCGCCCAGGTCGCGACCATTTCGGCAAACGGCGATACCGAGATCGGCCGGATCATTTCGGACGCCGTGCAGAAGGTCGGCAAGGACGGCGTGATCACGGTCGAGGAGGCGAAGGGGTTCGAGACCGAACTGGACGTGGTCGAGGGGCTGCAGTTCGATCGCGGCTATATCTCGCCCTATTTCGTGACCAACAGCGAGAAGCTGATCGCGGACCTGGAGCATCCCTATATCCTGATCCACGAGAAGAAGCTGTCGTCGCTGCAGCCGTTGCTGCCGCTGCTGGAAAGCGTGGTCAAATCCGGGCGTCCGCTGCTGATCCTCGCCGAGGATGTGGAAGGCGAGGCCCTGGCGACGCTGGTGGTCAACAAGCTGCGCGGCGGGCTGAAGATCGCGGCCGTCAAGGCGCCCGGCTTCGGTGACCGGCGCAAGGCCATTCTCGAGGATATCGCGATCCTGACCGGTGGCGAGGTCATCAGCGAGGATCTGGGCATCAAGCTGGAGAACGTGACGCTGGCCCAGTTGGGCCAGGCGCGGCGGGTGGTGATCGACAAGGACAATACCACGTTGGTCGACGGCGAGGGCGACGGCGATGCCATCAAGGGGCGTGTGGCACAGATTCGCGCGCAGATCGAGGAAACCACCTCGGACTACGACCGTGAGAAACTGCAGGAGCGTCTGGCCAAGCTGGCGGGTGGCGTCGCCATCATCCGGGTCGGCGGCTCGACCGAGATCGAGGTGAAGGAGCGCAAGGACCGTGTCGATGACGCGCTGAACGCGACGCGGGCCGCGGTGGAGGAAGGGATCGTGCCCGGCGGCGGCACGGCGCTGGCACGGGCCACATCGGTGATCGCCAAGTTGCATTTCCATAACGAGGACCAGCGCATCGGCGGCGAGATCGTGCGCAAGGCGTTGCAGGCGCCGCTGCGGCAGATCGCGGAGAATGCCGGCGAGGACGGCGCGGTGGTCGCTGGCAAGGTTCTGGAGGCCGCCGATTACAATTACGGGTTTGATGCCCAGATCGGCGAATACAAGGACCTGGTGGCGGCCGGTATCATCGATCCGACCAAGGTGGTGCGCACCGCATTGCAGGACGCATCGTCGGTGGGCAGTCTGCTGATCACCACCGAGGCGCTGGTGACCGAGAAGGCCGAGCCCAGGCCGCCGGCGGCCGGACCGGCCGGCGCAGAACTGGGATACTGA
- a CDS encoding co-chaperone GroES, translated as MSRFRPLHDRVVLRRISPAEKTAGGIIIPDTAQEKPVEAVVVVVGPGARDEHGQVVPLEVREGDHVLFGKWSGTEVKIGGEDLLIAKESDLFGIVGDAR; from the coding sequence ATGAGCAGATTTCGTCCCCTGCATGACCGTGTGGTCCTGCGGCGTATTTCTCCTGCCGAAAAGACGGCGGGCGGCATCATCATTCCCGACACGGCGCAGGAAAAGCCGGTCGAGGCCGTCGTGGTGGTGGTCGGGCCCGGCGCGCGGGACGAGCACGGGCAGGTCGTGCCGCTGGAGGTCCGCGAGGGCGATCATGTCCTGTTCGGAAAATGGTCGGGCACCGAAGTGAAGATCGGCGGCGAGGATCTGCTGATCGCCAAGGAATCCGACCTGTTCGGCATCGTCGGCGACGCGCGGTAA
- a CDS encoding MetQ/NlpA family ABC transporter substrate-binding protein — MPSSFTRRSVLGLLAAAPLPRIAGATTLTTLRIGIMAGEDEDVWRAVAAHAAQCGLALKIVPFSDYNAPDEALAEHELDANAFQHRPFLSAQIAAHGYNIVAVGDTYFSPIGLYSSRWKSVRDLPAGATIGVPNDPSNEGRALHLLEALGLITLNPSAGLLPTALDIADNPRNLSVKELDAGIVGRTLPDLDAAIVNTDWAFKSGIQVDRQRIGQETLAGNPYVNFIAVNAQDAHAPWVASLTNAFHQPDVRKAILDIYHGAIVPAWG, encoded by the coding sequence ATGCCGTCGTCCTTCACCCGCCGCTCCGTCCTCGGCCTGCTGGCCGCGGCCCCGCTCCCGCGCATCGCCGGCGCGACCACCCTCACGACGCTGCGAATCGGCATCATGGCTGGCGAGGACGAGGATGTCTGGCGTGCCGTAGCCGCCCATGCCGCGCAATGCGGGCTGGCCCTGAAGATCGTCCCGTTCTCGGACTACAATGCCCCCGACGAGGCCCTGGCGGAACACGAACTGGACGCCAATGCCTTTCAGCACCGCCCGTTCCTGTCCGCCCAGATCGCGGCGCACGGCTATAATATCGTAGCGGTGGGCGATACCTATTTCTCGCCGATCGGTCTGTATTCCAGCCGCTGGAAATCGGTCCGCGACCTGCCCGCCGGCGCGACGATCGGGGTGCCCAACGACCCGAGCAACGAGGGCCGCGCCCTGCATCTTCTGGAAGCCCTCGGCCTGATCACGCTGAATCCGTCCGCGGGCCTGCTGCCGACCGCGCTGGATATCGCCGACAATCCACGCAACCTGTCCGTCAAGGAACTGGATGCCGGGATCGTCGGCCGCACGCTTCCCGACCTGGACGCGGCGATCGTCAACACCGATTGGGCGTTCAAATCGGGGATCCAGGTCGACAGGCAGCGGATCGGTCAGGAAACTCTGGCCGGCAATCCTTACGTCAACTTCATCGCCGTGAACGCGCAGGATGCGCATGCCCCGTGGGTCGCATCCCTGACGAACGCCTTTCACCAGCCGGACGTGCGCAAGGCGATCCTGGACATCTATCACGGGGCGATCGTGCCGGCATGGGGATGA
- a CDS encoding methionine ABC transporter ATP-binding protein: MTLLRVEQVCRRFGDHVALQDVRFDVHPGEIVGIIGRSGAGKTTLLRCLSGLERPDSGRIVIEGQDITALPERRLVEIRRRIGLVFQHFNLLQSRSAAGNIALPLEIAGMPKSARAARVADLIDLVGLSGHERKRPSQMSGGQKQRVGIARALAGNPALLLCDEATSALDPETTAAILDLLVDINRRLGLTILLITHEMDVIRRIAHRVVVLDHGRIVEDGPVAALLGGASRHAVTRAFLSEGRPRVPDHVVAQLRDVSFDDAHPVVRATFDPNAAPSPVLSVLSRRFGLDVTILQATAGDIARRPDAEFVLRLSRHDGDALDFIRQASQSMEVLGYVPADC, translated from the coding sequence ATGACTCTGCTGCGGGTCGAACAGGTCTGCCGCCGGTTCGGCGACCATGTCGCGCTCCAGGACGTCCGGTTCGACGTCCATCCCGGCGAGATCGTCGGTATCATCGGCCGGTCCGGAGCGGGCAAGACGACATTGCTGCGCTGCCTGAGCGGGCTGGAACGGCCGGACAGCGGACGGATCGTCATCGAAGGCCAGGACATCACCGCCCTGCCGGAACGCCGGCTGGTCGAAATTCGCCGGCGGATCGGGCTGGTGTTTCAGCATTTCAACCTGCTGCAATCCCGGAGTGCCGCCGGCAATATCGCCCTGCCTCTGGAGATCGCGGGCATGCCGAAATCCGCGCGCGCGGCCCGGGTCGCCGACCTGATCGACCTGGTCGGGCTGTCCGGGCACGAACGAAAGCGCCCCAGCCAGATGTCGGGCGGACAGAAACAGCGGGTCGGCATCGCCCGCGCCCTGGCGGGAAATCCGGCGCTGCTGCTGTGCGACGAGGCGACTTCGGCGCTCGATCCGGAAACCACGGCCGCGATCCTGGACCTGCTGGTCGATATCAACCGGCGACTGGGCCTGACCATCCTGCTGATCACGCACGAGATGGACGTCATCCGCCGCATCGCGCACCGCGTCGTGGTGCTCGACCACGGCCGAATCGTCGAGGACGGCCCGGTCGCGGCATTGCTGGGCGGGGCGAGCCGCCACGCCGTCACGCGCGCTTTCCTCTCCGAAGGCCGGCCGCGTGTTCCCGATCATGTCGTGGCGCAGTTGCGGGACGTGTCCTTCGACGACGCTCATCCGGTCGTACGCGCGACCTTCGATCCGAACGCGGCGCCCTCTCCCGTCCTGTCGGTGCTGAGCCGCCGCTTCGGACTGGACGTGACCATCCTGCAGGCGACCGCGGGCGACATCGCCCGCCGGCCGGATGCGGAATTCGTGCTGCGCCTGTCGCGGCACGATGGCGACGCCCTGGATTTCATCCGCCAGGCCAGCCAATCCATGGAGGTACTCGGCTATGTTCCGGCTGATTGCTGA